One part of the Candidatus Omnitrophota bacterium genome encodes these proteins:
- a CDS encoding mechanosensitive ion channel family protein translates to MFIEYLRRNPDAVNIILSVFAGLIVFFISNFFKAKARKTRDEFNLDESRYFLIKRIISMFSYIIIASILIFIWGISLKNIWITLSSIAAMVAIAFVAVWSLLGNILAGLILYFTTPFKINDHIELSPDNISGKVIAINAFYTVLLGSDKAYICIPNTFFFQKYIKNYKNKPIA, encoded by the coding sequence TTTCGGTTTTTGCCGGATTAATAGTTTTTTTTATTTCCAATTTTTTCAAAGCTAAAGCCAGAAAGACAAGGGATGAATTCAATCTTGATGAAAGCCGGTATTTTTTGATTAAAAGGATCATATCGATGTTTTCATATATCATCATAGCCTCAATACTGATTTTTATATGGGGTATCAGTCTTAAGAATATATGGATCACATTAAGCAGTATCGCGGCGATGGTAGCCATAGCTTTTGTCGCGGTCTGGAGTCTTTTGGGGAATATTTTAGCGGGATTGATTTTGTATTTTACGACGCCTTTCAAAATAAACGATCATATTGAACTAAGCCCGGATAATATCTCCGGCAAAGTGATTGCCATAAATGCGTTTTATACGGTTCTTCTTGGCAGTGATAAGGCGTACATTTGTATCCCCAATACATTTTTCTTTCAAAAGTATATAAAAAATTACAAAAACAAACCTATAGCTTAG
- a CDS encoding Rrf2 family transcriptional regulator, giving the protein MKLITKETDYAVRALANLAKDGALLKNAKLISITEKIPYPFLRKILRK; this is encoded by the coding sequence ATGAAATTGATAACTAAAGAAACGGATTACGCGGTAAGGGCTTTGGCGAATTTAGCTAAAGACGGCGCTTTATTGAAAAACGCGAAACTGATTTCAATAACAGAAAAAATCCCGTATCCGTTTTTAAGAAAAATTCTGCGGAAATT